Proteins encoded in a region of the Salminus brasiliensis chromosome 2, fSalBra1.hap2, whole genome shotgun sequence genome:
- the LOC140549189 gene encoding uncharacterized protein isoform X1 gives MSRGVMNRRSAATDTSCRLKSEHKGMTLSMTQILTHTRDTQKYFQDALGSLSLFGNTDMNEMKATGRVQEERTESSTFKDLTNVPASLSEFCQQLRNKITQQTVHTISFEDRETLEEVMMAELSLIWGDLRGLPADPTLTSEENKEMRSQTFAEVLCICEQLYLHYLHMLKRRGKRAVFSHQVNCSRLASHLAMDLSRFLNAHSIQRNFATGIKATRGAVKSRDGEHGERLGSPQMHTKVVPHRLDSHPHSKPKKHMASRQQKRKIQEKIKPLDLAQVYDLMPSHPELTASSMETRSMMSLCSTAIVPTKLEEEHCPVTRLKGCNSMPDLQRETLLEELEMASLPARPLSPSVLLSADPCYSLEKDRNPSEDLKRLLHDTDSMDESTPTDSETDVPSLIRALASRGSSRLKELKHVLQIEPSSVALLDQNLFSTTEIKEVYKVLSESLSAEYLNFDERSGSKPQVSKPMATVARKNSLRTGGRNLERNQDSTGEPILLWSTPDNH, from the exons ATGAGCAGAGGAGTGATGAATAGACGCAGTGCTGCCACAGACACAAGCTGCCGGCTGAAATCGGAGCACAAGGGCATGACACTCTCCATGACCCAGATCCTGACCCACACACGCGACACTCAGAAGTATTTCCAGGATGCTCTAGGCTCCCTCTCACTTTTtggtaacacagacatgaatGAAATGAAGGCGACag GCAGGGTCCAGGAAGAGAGAACAGAGTCTTCAACCTTTAAAGATCTAACAAACGTTCCAGCCTCTCTGTCAGAATTCTGCCAGCAGTTGAGGAACAAAATCACACAGCAGACCGTCCACACCATCTCCTTTGAAGACCGGGAAACACTG GAAGAAGTAATGATGGCAGAATTGAGTCTAATTTGGGGGGACCTGCGTGGGCTTCCAGCTGACCCCACACTGACCTCAGAGGAGAATAAGGAGATGCGTAGCCAGACGTTTGCTGAGGTCCTGTGCATCTGTGAGCAGCTCTACCTGCATTACCTACACATGTTAAAGAGGCGGGGGAAGCGTGCTGTCTTCAGCCACCAGGTCAACTGCAGCCGCCTAGCCTCTCACTTGGCCATGGACCTCAGCAGATT TTTGAATGCTCACTCAATCCAGCGCAATTTTGCCACGGGGATCAAGGCTACGCGAGGTGCTGTAAAGTCAAGAGACGGAGAGCACGGAGAGAGACTGGGTTCTCCACAGATGCACACCAAAGTTGTTCCTCACAGATTAGACAGCCACCCACACAGTAAACCTAAGAAACACATGGCAAGCAGGCAACAGAAGAGGAAG ATCCAAGAAAAAATTAAACCACTGGATCTGGCGCAGGTGTATGACCTCATGCCATCACATCCAGAGCTGACAGCCAGCAGTATGGAGACGCGCAGTATGATGAGCCTGT GCAGCACTGCCATTGTACCTACAAAGCTAGAAGAAGAACATTGCCCTGTTACCAGGCTGAAG GGATGCAATTCCATGCCAGACCTGCAGAGGGAAACACTGCTAGAAGAGCTAGAGATGGCATCACTGCCAGCAAGGCCTCTGTCACCTTCAGTTCTTCTGTCAGCAGACCCCTGCTACAGCCTGGAGAAAGATAGAAACCCTTCTGAGGACCTGAAGAG ATTGTTACATGACACAGATTCCATGGATGAGTCCACACCAACTGATTCTGAGACAGATGTTCCTTCTCTAATTCGAGCTTTGGCGAGCCGTGGCTCCAGCAGACTGAAAGAGCTGAAACATGTGCTGcag ATTGAGCCTTCATCTGTCGCACTGCTGGATCAGAACCTGTTTAGcacaactgaaataaaagaagtCTACAAAGTTTTATCGGAGAGTCTTTCAGCTGAGTACTTAAACTTTGATGAG agatccggttCCAagccccaagtgagcaagccaatggcaacagtggcaaggaaaaactccctaagaacaggaggaagaaaccttgagaggaaccaagactcaacaggggaacccatcctcctctggtcgacaccggataacCACTGA
- the LOC140549189 gene encoding uncharacterized protein isoform X2 encodes MSRGVMNRRSAATDTSCRLKSEHKGMTLSMTQILTHTRDTQKYFQDALGSLSLFGNTDMNEMKATGRVQEERTESSTFKDLTNVPASLSEFCQQLRNKITQQTVHTISFEDRETLEEVMMAELSLIWGDLRGLPADPTLTSEENKEMRSQTFAEVLCICEQLYLHYLHMLKRRGKRAVFSHQVNCSRLASHLAMDLSRFLNAHSIQRNFATGIKATRGAVKSRDGEHGERLGSPQMHTKVVPHRLDSHPHSKPKKHMASRQQKRKIQEKIKPLDLAQVYDLMPSHPELTASSMETRSSTAIVPTKLEEEHCPVTRLKGCNSMPDLQRETLLEELEMASLPARPLSPSVLLSADPCYSLEKDRNPSEDLKRLLHDTDSMDESTPTDSETDVPSLIRALASRGSSRLKELKHVLQIEPSSVALLDQNLFSTTEIKEVYKVLSESLSAEYLNFDERSGSKPQVSKPMATVARKNSLRTGGRNLERNQDSTGEPILLWSTPDNH; translated from the exons ATGAGCAGAGGAGTGATGAATAGACGCAGTGCTGCCACAGACACAAGCTGCCGGCTGAAATCGGAGCACAAGGGCATGACACTCTCCATGACCCAGATCCTGACCCACACACGCGACACTCAGAAGTATTTCCAGGATGCTCTAGGCTCCCTCTCACTTTTtggtaacacagacatgaatGAAATGAAGGCGACag GCAGGGTCCAGGAAGAGAGAACAGAGTCTTCAACCTTTAAAGATCTAACAAACGTTCCAGCCTCTCTGTCAGAATTCTGCCAGCAGTTGAGGAACAAAATCACACAGCAGACCGTCCACACCATCTCCTTTGAAGACCGGGAAACACTG GAAGAAGTAATGATGGCAGAATTGAGTCTAATTTGGGGGGACCTGCGTGGGCTTCCAGCTGACCCCACACTGACCTCAGAGGAGAATAAGGAGATGCGTAGCCAGACGTTTGCTGAGGTCCTGTGCATCTGTGAGCAGCTCTACCTGCATTACCTACACATGTTAAAGAGGCGGGGGAAGCGTGCTGTCTTCAGCCACCAGGTCAACTGCAGCCGCCTAGCCTCTCACTTGGCCATGGACCTCAGCAGATT TTTGAATGCTCACTCAATCCAGCGCAATTTTGCCACGGGGATCAAGGCTACGCGAGGTGCTGTAAAGTCAAGAGACGGAGAGCACGGAGAGAGACTGGGTTCTCCACAGATGCACACCAAAGTTGTTCCTCACAGATTAGACAGCCACCCACACAGTAAACCTAAGAAACACATGGCAAGCAGGCAACAGAAGAGGAAG ATCCAAGAAAAAATTAAACCACTGGATCTGGCGCAGGTGTATGACCTCATGCCATCACATCCAGAGCTGACAGCCAGCAGTATGGAGACGCGCA GCAGCACTGCCATTGTACCTACAAAGCTAGAAGAAGAACATTGCCCTGTTACCAGGCTGAAG GGATGCAATTCCATGCCAGACCTGCAGAGGGAAACACTGCTAGAAGAGCTAGAGATGGCATCACTGCCAGCAAGGCCTCTGTCACCTTCAGTTCTTCTGTCAGCAGACCCCTGCTACAGCCTGGAGAAAGATAGAAACCCTTCTGAGGACCTGAAGAG ATTGTTACATGACACAGATTCCATGGATGAGTCCACACCAACTGATTCTGAGACAGATGTTCCTTCTCTAATTCGAGCTTTGGCGAGCCGTGGCTCCAGCAGACTGAAAGAGCTGAAACATGTGCTGcag ATTGAGCCTTCATCTGTCGCACTGCTGGATCAGAACCTGTTTAGcacaactgaaataaaagaagtCTACAAAGTTTTATCGGAGAGTCTTTCAGCTGAGTACTTAAACTTTGATGAG agatccggttCCAagccccaagtgagcaagccaatggcaacagtggcaaggaaaaactccctaagaacaggaggaagaaaccttgagaggaaccaagactcaacaggggaacccatcctcctctggtcgacaccggataacCACTGA
- the LOC140549189 gene encoding coiled-coil domain-containing protein 87-like isoform X3, with protein sequence MQWSVPTKSAPKDLKDLLLTSCCQIPQDAFRVTQADSVRTAVCTQEEVMMAELSLIWGDLRGLPADPTLTSEENKEMRSQTFAEVLCICEQLYLHYLHMLKRRGKRAVFSHQVNCSRLASHLAMDLSRFLNAHSIQRNFATGIKATRGAVKSRDGEHGERLGSPQMHTKVVPHRLDSHPHSKPKKHMASRQQKRKIQEKIKPLDLAQVYDLMPSHPELTASSMETRSMMSLCSTAIVPTKLEEEHCPVTRLKGCNSMPDLQRETLLEELEMASLPARPLSPSVLLSADPCYSLEKDRNPSEDLKRLLHDTDSMDESTPTDSETDVPSLIRALASRGSSRLKELKHVLQIEPSSVALLDQNLFSTTEIKEVYKVLSESLSAEYLNFDERSGSKPQVSKPMATVARKNSLRTGGRNLERNQDSTGEPILLWSTPDNH encoded by the exons atgcagtggtcagtacctaccaaaagtgctccaaaggacttaaaggatctactgctaacatcttgctgccagataccacaggatgccttcagag tgactcAAGCAGATTCAGTGCGTACTGCTGTTTGTACGCAGGAAGAAGTAATGATGGCAGAATTGAGTCTAATTTGGGGGGACCTGCGTGGGCTTCCAGCTGACCCCACACTGACCTCAGAGGAGAATAAGGAGATGCGTAGCCAGACGTTTGCTGAGGTCCTGTGCATCTGTGAGCAGCTCTACCTGCATTACCTACACATGTTAAAGAGGCGGGGGAAGCGTGCTGTCTTCAGCCACCAGGTCAACTGCAGCCGCCTAGCCTCTCACTTGGCCATGGACCTCAGCAGATT TTTGAATGCTCACTCAATCCAGCGCAATTTTGCCACGGGGATCAAGGCTACGCGAGGTGCTGTAAAGTCAAGAGACGGAGAGCACGGAGAGAGACTGGGTTCTCCACAGATGCACACCAAAGTTGTTCCTCACAGATTAGACAGCCACCCACACAGTAAACCTAAGAAACACATGGCAAGCAGGCAACAGAAGAGGAAG ATCCAAGAAAAAATTAAACCACTGGATCTGGCGCAGGTGTATGACCTCATGCCATCACATCCAGAGCTGACAGCCAGCAGTATGGAGACGCGCAGTATGATGAGCCTGT GCAGCACTGCCATTGTACCTACAAAGCTAGAAGAAGAACATTGCCCTGTTACCAGGCTGAAG GGATGCAATTCCATGCCAGACCTGCAGAGGGAAACACTGCTAGAAGAGCTAGAGATGGCATCACTGCCAGCAAGGCCTCTGTCACCTTCAGTTCTTCTGTCAGCAGACCCCTGCTACAGCCTGGAGAAAGATAGAAACCCTTCTGAGGACCTGAAGAG ATTGTTACATGACACAGATTCCATGGATGAGTCCACACCAACTGATTCTGAGACAGATGTTCCTTCTCTAATTCGAGCTTTGGCGAGCCGTGGCTCCAGCAGACTGAAAGAGCTGAAACATGTGCTGcag ATTGAGCCTTCATCTGTCGCACTGCTGGATCAGAACCTGTTTAGcacaactgaaataaaagaagtCTACAAAGTTTTATCGGAGAGTCTTTCAGCTGAGTACTTAAACTTTGATGAG agatccggttCCAagccccaagtgagcaagccaatggcaacagtggcaaggaaaaactccctaagaacaggaggaagaaaccttgagaggaaccaagactcaacaggggaacccatcctcctctggtcgacaccggataacCACTGA
- the LOC140549691 gene encoding cation channel sperm-associated protein 1-like: MVKILTVLFAVALVVSCGLEAPQRSACSGVDRRGVVDITEEQRVNSNTSVSQCLLGSQLVFDLNATLQESKHLNRRYFDCPKPEQGVPCFFYKDLFYPVFGVKENVSGELVRFLGSYTFKVVGGGPYSRDNIRGYSEEEIQHYNSFNDSASLEETLIWTLQNIPDSVNVTKEGFIVMRNSFNWVRWVCQRNSPCGDLTPQGLLDPDFFFLIEVSNKGVDRSTSCEHTALFELHVHGLPMMPLRALFYVGMTMITIVSILIFYILYKCCGSRQQNHCTVEHESPVEEEDQCSVYEESEVDGLSVKDSWTKVEQIYRLILAFTQNPLFSGFILLVVLLDTVMLIIQAFPTVSVRAGWVFSAVDACFLGIYLMEFLLKLVVLGHKYFLDPWNDMDFIIVVMSVVDFTLPLLQSSGLFGSKQTSSVFRMLKVMKGARAIRAFRLLKAIHSFHTLHVILTTAVKSLRSIGSTAFIMLMIISMFAIFLRVLYSESDPERFGSVMSTITTLFQVLTLDDWSLVFSTSNSKGASHIMVFLVLYILVENLILLNIILAVLVDNLGLTINTTNQQIQHTQVDEDEYIKKIELELSEPQSEEESYQEALRQSFIDKKYSKRKTELMMNYLSVLTNMEQTQFSIGSEAFLMEKLVECSFKGEEVETDSS; the protein is encoded by the exons ATGGTCAAAATACTGACCGTGTTGTTTGCTGTGGCCCTGGTGGTCTCCTGTGGCCTTGAAGCCCCACAGAGGTCAGCGTGCAGCGGAGTAGATAGGCGCGGCGTGGTGGACATCACTGAGGAGCAGCGTGttaacagtaacact AGCGTTTCTCAGTGTCTGCTGGGCAGCCAGCTGGTGTTCGATCTCAACGCCACTCTTCAGGAGAGCAAACACCTGAACCGCCGCTACTTCGACTGCCCAAAACCAGAGCAAGGCGTGCCCTGCTTCTTCTACAAAGACC tcttCTATCCAGTCTTTGGTGTGAAGGAGAATGTCTCTGGAGAACTGGTCAGGTTCCTGGGCAG CTACACCTTTAAGGTAGTAGGTGGGGGTCCATATTCCAGAGACAACATCCGTGGATACAGTGAGGAGGAGATCCAGCACTACAACAGCTTCAATGACAG tgcaaGCCTCGAGGAGACTCTTATTTGGACGTTACAGAACATTCCAGACTCTGTTAACGTGACCAAAGAGGGCTTCATTGTAATGCGTAACTCCTTCAACTGGGTCAG atgggTGTGTCAGAGAAACTCTCCCTGTGGGGATCTAACTCCTCAGGGTCTGCTGGATCCAGATTTCTTCTTCCTCATTGAGGTCTCCAACAA gggAGTTGACAGGAGCACATCCTGTGAACATACTGCCCTGTTTGAGCTGCATGTTCATGGACTTCCTATGATGCCACTGAGAGCCCTGTTCTACGTGGGG ATGACCATGATCACCATTGTGAGCATCCTGATCTTCTACATCCTTTACAAGTGCTGTGGGTCGAGACAACAGAACCACTGCACTGTAGAACATGAGAGCCCTGTAGAAGAAG aGGATCAGTGCAGTGTGTATGAGGAGTCTGAGGTCGATGGTCTGTCAGTGAAGGATTCGTGGACGAAGGTCGAGCAGATCTACCGCCTCATCCTGGCCTTCACCCAGAATCCTCTTTTCAGTGGCTTCATTCTGTTGGTGGTTCTGCTGGATACTGTGATGCTGATCATCCAGGCCTTCCCCACTGTCAGTGTTAGAGCAG GTTGGGTGTTCTCAGCTGTGGATGCCTGTTTCCTGGGCATCTACCTCATGGAGTTCTTGCTGAAGCTGGTGGTTTTGGGGCACAAGTACTTCCTGGACCCCTGGAATGACATGG ACTTCATCATTGTTGTGATGAGCGTGGTGGACTTTACACTGCCACTGCTTCAGTCCTCAGGACTCTTTGGCAGCAAGCAGACTTCCAGCGTCTTCCGCATGCTGAAGGTCATGAAAGGAGCGCGTGCAATCAGGGCTTTCCGTTTGCTGAAAGCCATCCA CTCCTTCCATACGCTGCATGTGATCCTGACAACTGCTGTGAAGTCTCTCCGGTCCATCGGCTCCACGGCGTTCATCATGCTTATGATTATATCCATGTTTGCTATTTTTCTCCGGGTGCTGTACAGTGAGTCTGACCCGGAGAGGTTTGGAAGCGTGATGAGCACCATCACCACCTTGTTCCAGGTGCTGACACTGGATGACTGGTCCCTGGTCTTCAGCACCAGCAATTCCAAAG GAGCTTCTCACATCATGGTCTTCCTTGTGCTGTACATCTTAGTGGAGAACCTAATTCTCCTCAA CATCATCCTTGCAGTATTAGTGGACAACTTAGGACTCACAATCAACACCACCAATCAGCAG ATCCAACATACTCAAGTGGATGAAGACGAGTATATCAAGAAGATCG AACTGGAGCTGAGTGAGCCTCAGTCAGAGGAGGAGTCGTACCAGGAGGCTCTCAGACAATCTTTCATTGATAAGAAATACAGCAAGAG GAAGACAGAGCTCATGATGAACTACCTGAGCGTATTGACCAACATGGAGCAGACCCAGTTCTCAATCGGGTCAGAAGCTTTTTTAATGGAGAAACTGGTGGAATGCAGCTTTAAG ggAGAGGAAGTAGAAACTGACAGCAGTTGA
- the LOC140549692 gene encoding cation channel sperm-associated protein 1-like, whose amino-acid sequence MVKILTVLFAVALVVSCGLEAPQRSACSGVDRRSVVDITEEQRVNSNTSVSQCLLGSQLVFDLNATLQESKHLNRRNFDCPKPEQGVPCFFYKDLFYPVFGVKENVSGELVRFLGSYTFKVVGGGPYSRDNIRGYSEEEIQHYNSFNDSASLEETLIWTLQNIPDSVNVTKEGFIVMRNSFNWVRWVCQRNSPCGDLTPQGLLDPDFFFLIEVSNKGVDRSTSCEHTALFELHVHGLPMMPLRALFYVGMTMITIVSILIFYILYKCCGSRQQNHCTVEHESPVEEEDQCSVYEESEVDGLSVKDSWTKVEQIYRLILAFTQNPLFSGFILLVVLLDTVMLIIQAFPTVSVRAGWVFSAVDACFLGIYLMEFLLKLVVLGHKYFLDPWNDMDFIIVVMSVVDFTLPLLQSSGLFGSKQTSSVFRMLKVMKGARAIRAFRLLKAIHSFHTLHVILTTAVKSLRSIGSTAFIMLMIISMFAIFLRVLYSESDPERFGSVMSTITTLFQVLTLDDWSLVFSTSNSKGASHIMVFLVLYILVENLILLNIILAVLVDNLGLTINTTNQQIQHTQVDEDEYIKKIELELSEPQSEEESYQEALRQSFIDKKYSKRKTELMMNYLSVLTNMEQTQFSIGSEAFLMEKLVECSFKGEEVETDSS is encoded by the exons ATGGTCAAAATACTGACCGTGTTGTTTGCTGTGGCCCTGGTGGTCTCCTGTGGCCTTGAAGCCCCACAGAGGTCAGCGTGCAGCGGAGTAGATAGGCGCAGCGTGGTGGACATCACTGAGGAGCAGCGTGttaacagtaacact AGCGTTTCTCAGTGTCTGCTGGGCAGCCAGCTGGTGTTCGACCTCAACGCCACTCTTCAGGAGAGCAAACACCTGAACCGCCGCAACTTCGACTGCCCAAAACCAGAGCAAGGCGTGCCCTGCTTCTTCTACAAAGACC tcttCTATCCAGTCTTTGGTGTGAAGGAGAATGTCTCTGGAGAACTGGTCAGGTTCCTGGGCAG CTACACCTTTAAGGTAGTAGGTGGGGGTCCATATTCCAGAGACAACATCCGTGGATACAGTGAGGAGGAGATCCAGCACTACAACAGCTTCAATGACAG tgcaaGCCTCGAGGAGACTCTTATTTGGACGTTACAGAACATTCCAGACTCTGTTAACGTGACCAAAGAGGGCTTCATTGTAATGCGTAACTCCTTCAACTGGGTCAG atgggTGTGTCAGAGAAACTCTCCCTGTGGGGATCTAACTCCTCAGGGTCTGCTGGATCCAGATTTCTTCTTCCTCATTGAGGTCTCCAACAA gggAGTTGACAGGAGCACATCCTGTGAACATACTGCCCTGTTTGAGCTGCATGTTCATGGACTTCCTATGATGCCACTGAGAGCCCTGTTCTACGTGGGG ATGACCATGATCACCATTGTGAGCATCCTGATCTTCTACATCCTTTACAAGTGCTGTGGGTCGAGACAACAGAACCACTGCACTGTAGAACATGAGAGCCCTGTAGAAGAAG aGGATCAGTGCAGTGTGTATGAGGAGTCTGAGGTCGATGGTCTGTCAGTGAAGGATTCGTGGACGAAGGTCGAGCAGATCTACCGCCTCATCCTGGCCTTCACCCAGAATCCTCTTTTCAGTGGCTTCATTCTGTTGGTGGTTCTGCTGGATACTGTGATGCTGATCATCCAGGCCTTCCCCACTGTCAGTGTTAGAGCAG GTTGGGTGTTCTCAGCTGTGGATGCCTGTTTCCTGGGCATCTACCTCATGGAGTTCTTGCTGAAGCTGGTGGTTTTGGGGCACAAGTACTTCCTGGACCCCTGGAATGACATGG ACTTCATCATTGTTGTGATGAGCGTGGTGGACTTTACACTGCCACTGCTTCAGTCCTCAGGACTCTTTGGCAGCAAGCAGACTTCCAGCGTCTTCCGCATGCTGAAGGTCATGAAAGGAGCGCGTGCAATCAGGGCTTTCCGTTTGCTGAAAGCCATCCA CTCCTTCCATACGCTGCATGTGATCCTGACAACTGCTGTGAAGTCTCTCCGGTCCATCGGCTCCACGGCGTTCATCATGCTTATGATTATATCCATGTTTGCTATTTTTCTCCGGGTGCTGTACAGTGAGTCTGACCCGGAGAGGTTTGGAAGCGTGATGAGCACCATCACCACCTTGTTCCAGGTGCTGACACTGGATGACTGGTCCCTGGTCTTCAGCACCAGCAATTCCAAAG GAGCTTCTCACATCATGGTCTTCCTTGTGCTGTACATCTTAGTGGAGAACCTAATTCTCCTCAA CATCATCCTTGCAGTATTAGTGGACAACTTAGGACTCACAATCAACACCACCAATCAGCAG ATCCAACATACTCAAGTGGATGAAGACGAGTATATCAAGAAGATCG AACTGGAGCTGAGTGAGCCTCAGTCAGAGGAGGAGTCGTACCAGGAGGCTCTCAGACAATCTTTCATTGATAAGAAATACAGCAAGAG GAAGACAGAGCTCATGATGAACTACCTGAGCGTATTGACCAACATGGAGCAGACCCAGTTCTCAATCGGGTCAGAAGCTTTTTTAATGGAGAAACTGGTGGAATGCAGCTTTAAG ggAGAGGAAGTAGAAACTGACAGCAGTTGA